From Thalassotalea psychrophila:
AGGTACAGGCGGTACCTCACCGTTTGGCGCTGAAGGCTATCATCCCGGAGGTGCTCGTATTGGTCAAGATGGCAATAGAAATTTCAGCGCGGCAAAAGTGTGGGATAAACGAGAATTTAAAAACTTAGATTCAAGTGTCGAATTGGGCACTCGTAATATTAAAATTGCCTTAAGAAAGCTGCGTCAATTTGCTCGAACGGGGGCAGTGGAAGAACTTGACTTAGACCATACCATTCGAGCTACAGCTAAAAATGCTGGCTACCTTGATATTAAAATGCAGTCTGAGCGACATAACGCAATAAAAGTGCTGATGTTTTTTGATGTTGGTGGTTCAATGGATGACTATATTAAAGTGTGTGAAGAGTTGTTTTCAGCGGTTCATACAGAATTTAAGCATCTGGAATACTTCTATTTTCACAACTGTGTGTATGAACACGTCTGGCATGACAATGGCCGCCGTTATCAAGAGACACTCGATGTATGGGATATCATTCATCGTTTCTCAAAAGATTATAAAATTATCTTTGTCGGAGACGCTACTATGGGGCCATATGAAATCGCCTACCCTGGTGGCAGTGTAGAACATTGGAACGCAGAGCCGGGTAGTGTGTGGCTAGAGCGTATGACCACACATTTTGACAATTGTATTTGGTTAAACCCACAACCATTAAAATATTGGAATTACTACCAGTCAATTGGTTTAATGAAACAATTAATGGCTAATCGAATGTATCCGATGACAATTGAAGGTTTATCGGCAGGGATCAAAGAATTACTATAATCTCACTAATAATAAAAATTGCTCTAAACTCTTAATAATAAAGAATTAACAGGAAGTTTGATGAGAAACATCTTTGCGAAAACTAAAAAGAAACTAACGTTAGACGAAACTCAAGAGATCATTACGCCCTTTGCTTTTAAATTTAATGATGA
This genomic window contains:
- a CDS encoding vWA domain-containing protein — translated: MLLDFFIKLREYRVPCTLRELLDLLGAMKKHVIFCSIDDFYTLSRVILVKDESHFDKFDRAFANYFEGVANVELDLSGIPKDWLEKRFVKHLSEEDKAKVKKLGGLEELMKTLKERLAEQEKRHQGGNKWIGTGGTSPFGAEGYHPGGARIGQDGNRNFSAAKVWDKREFKNLDSSVELGTRNIKIALRKLRQFARTGAVEELDLDHTIRATAKNAGYLDIKMQSERHNAIKVLMFFDVGGSMDDYIKVCEELFSAVHTEFKHLEYFYFHNCVYEHVWHDNGRRYQETLDVWDIIHRFSKDYKIIFVGDATMGPYEIAYPGGSVEHWNAEPGSVWLERMTTHFDNCIWLNPQPLKYWNYYQSIGLMKQLMANRMYPMTIEGLSAGIKELL